Below is a genomic region from Drosophila albomicans strain 15112-1751.03 chromosome 2R, ASM965048v2, whole genome shotgun sequence.
acacatacatacatacagagcgagtgtttgtgttgtttgtaaaataaaaaacaatacattttgTGTACAAATTATACAATCAATGTGGGAAATCGCGCCAGAATATTATACCTATTCGTAACCCTGAAGTCTGCATTATGCAGTCGTATTAATTGAAGCCAAAATAAGTGATAGATAAACTcaaaacagaaaatgaaaatttcgcGATTTTGGCGATTCCATAATCAGTTAGTGTAgtcatttgtttttagtttaaacTACAAATactatttgcataaatatgtgggtgtgtgtgagtaatttgattattaaattcCATAGCATTAGATATGACTTCTGCCTCCCAAACAGAACATTGATTGCTTATCTATGGAATGAGTGAgtgtttcaaataaatttatataaaaactgGACCTGGATCACGGTAAGAAGTGCTCCATCTAACAgtcttataataaataatatatttcttccTTAAGCATTAGCatatttaacttatttgttATTAGTTTGTAAGATAAGAACAATAAAGAGAAACTGTAACTTGCCTTCTGTATTCTGTAGTATTGAATTTCAATCATTGTCGATTTGGAAACTGCAGTAATCGCTTAAGTGATCTCTCAACACTTTCTTAAAAACAaccttttctctctctttgtagATCCGTTGGGTAACGACTATAAGATACAGCTACCCACGCTAAAACGCAAGGGAAAAAAGCAAAGCTTTGATCATCTCAATGTCTGTTTTACGCGCAGCAATCGGGGGAATAATCTGCTGACCATAAACGGGAAACCCTTTACCTTGAATAGACGCATCAAGGATGCTTGCTACTGGGAGTGCGTCAAGCTGCGTTGCAAGTACATCAAGTGCACGGCGCGCGTTGTAACCAAATCGAATCAGATCTCAGCGTTGCGCGGTCAGCACAATCATCCCTAAGACTGACTGAccaactacaaaaatatatagttcAAATATcacattattttattcttaataaaaatacaagttaattttaaaatcaactaAAAGTTAAATCTCTAAATAGTGTTTATTCTTGTAGCTTGTAAGTGGTCATTGTCTCTTAACTGTTTTTGTATCTTATTGCAGATGATATTAGACACTATAAGCTGGTGGCCAATCGTCGTGGTGGCCGCAATCTGCTGTACAAGGGACACATGTATACCGTAGAACGACGCTATCTAAAGACCACCAATTGGGTGTGCACCAAGTACAGTAATACTCGGCTACGTTGCCCGGCACGCTGTGTTACTAGCTGtgaaggcagcagcaacagcattaaGCTGAGTCGCCGCCATCACAATCATCAAGCCAAGAGCTCGAAACTTTAGATTAGATATTAGCTTGTATATATAGCTTAGTTGTTAAGTTGTAACTAACTAATTCATAAGTAAACACCCATCAAACACAACACTCGCTTCACTAATCCATCCAATGTATATCCGAAATTTTTCGCTTTACTTGCATGCAGCATTGCGTCGTCGACCGCGTCTCACGTTTCGCAGTCGTGGCGGACAACCGCTCATCGATGGCTATCGCTTTGTGATCAGctaccagcagcagcatcgttgCTATCTAAAGTGCGCCCACTTTCGCAACAAGTGTCGCGCTCGTGCCATACAGAATAAGGTTACCGGTCAGGTGCAGTTGAGCAATGGAGTTCACAATCACAATCGTGGCCAAGACCAACACTAATACTtcatgtaaaataaatattttcgaatGCAAAATTGAATCGCCTGCTTTATTCATCACCAAAAGACATGAACTCATCATCTGCAAAAAACGTTTAAGGCATTCAACATTAACTCTCTCCTCTTGTTCCTTTTAGGCGCACGCCAGACGAATCTTGCACAATATGTGCGCTCCAATCGTGGCACCGATCTGGTCTACTACGAGGGCAACACTTACACGCCCAACGAGAAGCTACGCGAGGGTCAGAAGTCACGGGATTGGAAATGCTCTATGTACCACAAGGCCAAGTGTCGGGCTCGGCTAGTGACACGGATCACCAGCCAGGGGGATTTAATACACGTGACCAGCTGTCGGCACACACATCAATCTATGTACATGCTGCAACAACAGGACTCCATGGACGGCTTGGCACGCAATCCTTTGTGCACTGCCATCAGGCAGGTGAAGCAGGAGCAGTCCAAGTGAAACAGCATCTTGAATCTTAAGCTAAGCCACAatttcaaagcaaaataaatccAGACTAAAGCGCAACTTTGTTTTGACTACCGTTCGGCAAGCAAACTATATGAAACTACACCTATATATTCGATATGTCTAACGTATTTGTTTTCTGCATTTACAGAACTGCCAGGAGATTACTTATTGGTGGAATCGGTGGTCAATGCAGAGGGAAAATGCACGAGCAGAAGAGTGTCCCAAGATGCGTTTCATACGCGGCCAAAGGAAGTCAGTGCAGTTGGTCTGCAATCAATATGCCTATGCTAAGAACAAGCAGCATGGCTCGATGACCTATTGGAACTGTCGCATTCGCCGATCGGGTTTGCCCAGCTTGCAATGCACGAATCTCCACAAAGCGATTGACAAATGGCAAATACAAAGTGTGGCTAACGCGACCCGAGCACAATCATCCGCCCTCGAAGCGCATAGCACGCATGCTCAACGATTCCCTTGTCACCTAGAGACAGTATTTTTAGCGTTTAAGTGATGAAATATATGGACGCCTTTTTATAAGCGTAACACACTTGAAAACTGACTTTTTGCTTTATATGTGTACTTGAATCTcttatatattgtattctCTTTAATCTAATTGTATtccaatttttgtattttgtgcaCACAGAAAACAGCATTGCCATTTACACGGCGACGTCGCGTGGTCGCATGCAGCTCATCTATGGCGGTCAGCCCTTCATCTTTGAGAAGACACTGAAGCTGTCGACGGGCGAGGAGAAACGCTACTGGCGCTGCAATCAATGGTGGAATCAAAAGTGCCGATCGCGTGTCTTCACCATCAACGATATCGTGTGTCCACTGAATCGCTTCCACACGCACGAGGAGATTGTGCGCCGCAAGAAACGCGTGCGTCGTGTGCCACCCACAGCGGAGGCAACTGCCGCaacgaatgtgaatgtgaatgctaataccaatgccaatgccaagaTCTACGCAACGGCAAGCATACGCCAAGATCAATTGGTGCAACCACAGCAAgtgcatcaacaacaacagcagcagcaacatcaccatcaacagcagcagcaacagcaattggctAGCGATGCCATGCTTACCACAACGTTAACGGACGAATCGACGGCTACCATTGATGTCAACGAGCTGGGCATGCATTTAAAGTACGAGGAGATTGTGGCCGATGTCACGGGCATTGTGGGTGCaacacattcgcattcacattcgcatgcGTCCCGTGTCCTTGGCCGCAAGAAGTGAGGCGTGAGGTGAAGGggcaaatacatatatatgtagtttTTAATCTAATCATAATGAACATTAATCATAATTCAGCTTAAAAAAGAAAGTATGCTAGTTACACATACAACACAACATTTATTCAAGAACGCAAAAACCACATCaaataaacttaaaagaaaaagGCTTCAAACAGCAGTTCAACAGTGATTCGATTTCTCTCAAATTCCTATAATGTGTTTAATacatttagcattttttgtttgctttgctaaTCCAGTTCAGTTCATGTCTCTTCATCTCATTGCAGGTTGCCCATTCTACTTCAGCAAGGGTCAGCGTAAATCGATTAAACTGAACTATCTGGGTCACAGTTATGTGAAGTTCATGGAGAATAGTCGCGGCACCAAATGGATTTGTGCCACTCGATCCACGACCAAGTGTCGGGCGCGTGTGCGCACCAAGGATGCAGCAATTGAGATACTCCATGGGGCGCATAATCACGAGGAGGCCAAAAGACGACGCGAACGCATCAAGAAACCCATCGATTAAAGACACTCACTAGTAATTAAAggttatctttatttttagttgcaataagaaaatatatatgttgtatgtatatgtataataagaaATGATTGAAAATAAGTCATCTGATTGAGTGCAACATGTTTAATGCAACTCGTCGAAGCAAGCATCGCACATCCAATTGCTGCCGGGACACGAGTCACAGCAGGTGGGAATCCGCTCCAGATTCGTCTTGCCATTCTTCAAGCAATTGACGCATTTGCCCTTCATGCGCGGCACACCCACATAAACGAACTTGTGATTGTTGGCCGCAGTGCGTATGATATTTTCCGGATTACTTTGACTCAGCTTGGTGTGCACAGGAACCAATTTGGATTGGGCAACCACTGTGCTGGGCGTTGGGATGACGCGTCTCTTGGCTGGGGACTCAGGACTCGAAGCCGTCAACTGTTTGTGAGTTGTCCTAGGCACAGGAACACGTTGCTGATCACGACGCAGAATTGAGGGCGCAAGAACATTTCGAACTCTCGGTATGATGGTGAAAGCTGCAAgaaacaaatgtgcaaaatgagTACAACAGATTAAAAGTAGCAGCtattaatattaacataaaaagtcacattatttttgtattatttaaagcaaaaatgtaaatttaataatgctgAAATAGTTTGTTTTGGAACAGTTGGCTTATGAATAGGTTTATTCACTGGTTCAATTGTAATATAGTTAGTTGACAGCTTTGATTTTAATAGAGctttaattacatttcataAAGCTACAGCTGCTTTTGGAATAGTTTGCTTTAAAGTAGGTTTATTCACAGATTCCGCCTATCAATTTGGCATATGTATGTTCAACTGTAAGAAATAGAAGAGAAAAGTACGTTAACTTTGTGAACAAATGGAATTGTTGGTGGCATAATTACAATTCTTATATCTAGACGCTGCTTTCGTCTTTGTAGATGCGAGGCACAAACGTTTTAAGCGGCGTAGACGGCACATGATTGTGGCTACCACGATGAGCCACTATCGCCTTCTGTCTGGTGGTCAGAGCTGCAGGGCATTTTAACTTCTTGTACGAGACACAACGCCAAAAGGCCATACACTTGGCCGCATGCCTCGAGTGGCAGGTGTAGACGTGTCCTTCGTGGACCAATTGGCCACGATAGTTATAGGTGAGcactgcaaaaataaatgaaataatgttagaaatgttaaataaatgtggGTGTAATTAACCTACGATTTAGTTTATACTTCTTAAGTGTTGCTGCAATTTATAGACATAGTAGATACGgcatcaaatatttacatctGCTCAGCtcatctttttcaattgccttttttttattcgacTTGTGTGTTGTACTTAGAAACTAAATTGCACGGATTGCACAGAACACAGACAGACACGGGAGATGGGATCACACGGTTTTAATCATGGATGAGCATCAAGGAGGCGTGCATCAGCTCGGTCTCCGTTAGTTGCAACGTGGCCGCTTCACTGGCCAgtaaatgatgatgatgatgatgctgctgatgatggtgTCCCTCCACTGTTTCCACCATCTCGATCACCTCCTGCTTTGGCTCATGCTGCTGGAAATCTGTAATACTGTGCACTCGTGCCAATTTTCCGCCGCGTCCCGTGTTGACTGCTGCCAGACGATTGCGCTGAATTATCTTCTCAATCTTTTCCGTGTGCGGCGCATGATTGTGCAGACCTCCGGTGATATTCTTCAGCTTGCCGAACTCGAGAACGCAACGCGAACGACAGCGTTGTTCGTGCACCTTCTTGGAATAGTTGTGACACCGCCAGTACTCCTTATTGTTCTTTCGACTGTGGCAATTGTACATATAGTTGTTCAGCACCAGACAAGGTGTCGACCAAGGACTCTCGATGAACAGCAATTCGCCCTCtgcgaaagaaagaaaataatagtTTATGGATTAGTTTTgaatgttaataatattactTAAGAGGTTTAGCTTATGTCTTAGTAAAAATGTTATCTAgttacaaattgttgttttggctttaaatttattgagacatttttgttgtgtggaCATGAATAcatgtaataaaaatgattgatTAAAAAAGGGATTCTCTCCATATGGTATGTGGCatgaattgaataatttaaaacttaaacttaaGAGCATCTATTGAAATTTCTTGTGGCTCAGGCGTTGTATGGGCTTCATTTCCACCACTTGCTCAATGAGGAcgccatcaccatcatcattgTCAGCGGCCTCGACCAATGCCTGCATCTCGATCTCAGTGGCCTCCGAGGCGGGCACATACAACTTGCATTCCTTGCCATCCTTGGCCGTCATAATGctaatgttgctgctgttcaggTATTGTGATATCTTTGGATTCGATGTACAAATCTCAATGTACTCCTCCAGCTCCTCTTCCACATTGTACAGCTGTCGTTGCCCAATGCGTCCGGCATGCGATTCATGGTTGTGCTGACGACGTGCATCCAAGAATTCACCATTCTTGGTGATGACAACCGCCTTGCAGCGCAGCTTAAGAACATCGGCACATCGCCAAGTCGTCTGTCCGTTGGCCTGTGTGAGTTTCTTATTGTAGATGTAATCCTTATACACTAACTGGGCGTTCTTCTTCTGGCTGCGGATGAATTTGATAGCGCCAGCTGCAGAGCGGAGGAGCAGAGCAGTAAATCAAGCaggaagcagaagcaaaagaagaaaacagaGTATGGAATAAGTAAAGTAACTACAATTTAACTTAGACGATaaacatattaagtatacTTTTAGCTTAGcgacaaataaaacaacactACAAATATGGTTTCGACATTTTATTAAGCATCAAAAAGAAGCGCGAAATCAACCCCCAATTTAGAGATAATGCTGTGGCATTTTCTACGGTATGAAGTTTTccataatttacaatttttccACTACAGATCACAGAAAACACAACAAAGATACAACTAGCATCAAATTCGAAACATACGCTCTTTGATATCCACTTTGTCATCACTTCAATTAACACTGCACTATAATTCACTAAACACTTTATCGTTACAGGCACAATAACAAATGCACGGCACATTATGAATGTGtatatggaaaataaattaacgaaccaataaaagaaaaaatgtatgtagctCCTCCATTCTCAAAGCATTCGCACAGCGTTGCCACACAGCTTTGATGCAGTGCTGCATTGGTGGGAcattgaaatacaaaacataagtggtctggcaacgccagattattgagttttatttatgaaaattctTATTCCACAGCATTACTACATAGTTCAACTttacatacaaaatactaaaattaatcaatttcatATACTAGTATACGTCGAtcttataaatacaaaaatgttcacACGCATTTACCTTCTCGTTACCCATTCAGCAAATATACACATTTAAGACGCGCGCCGTCTTACATCCTTCACATTATTCTGGCAACAAACTGCAATACACAGCTGGCACGTAAACTGTACTTAACCATGCATAACCCCCAACCCTCCATCTATAAATTAACTGGGACCCCCTCCCCTAACATTCTTCGTGCTTAAGCGAATTCGTAATTGTTCTGCACCGTTCTTCATCTCAGCGCGCTGTTCGCAGCCTAAGGGTTGTTGGTTCATCAACATTCCTTTAAAACTATGGCAGTCCAGATATATAACAATTGGACACCGAAGAATTTTGGACTATTCGATTACAATTGCTTTTCCCAGCGCAATGGATTTTCAGGAAATAAGATTCGGCAATAGATGCCGTTGCTCGAAACACAGACAGCAAGCTTTTACGTTGCGTCAGGAAATCGTAGCAACATCTCATCCATACAAactattcaatataaaatgaGGCATCTTTGATAGAAATATTTAAGCCAGGTGGCAAGGCCTTGCCACTTTTGGATTTAAACCAACCATTTTACAAAAGTATCCTTTTCGTCATAGGTAAATTGTAAGCTGAAATGTTCAATAAAATCGGCATGCAAACTACAACATTGTTAGATTATTACCTTTAGTTTTAGGGTACCTCTCACATACATAGCTTCAATGATCTCCTCAGCTGCCTCCAGGAATGTCTATTTCAATCACCAGTCAGTTGATGGGTCTTCTTTCCATTTAggcataaattaattcaacaCTCTACTTACCATTTCACAAACAAAAGGATTTGTGATTAACGCGAGAGCGACGgcataaacaataaacattgTTTTTGCCAGTCGCTCGACCAACTGATCTCTTGCGAATAATTAATAGAACAGAGGTCTAAAGCTTAGCTGGGCTAGTGGCTGAATAAAGCCGCTCTTAAATGTGCAttgcatttacaaatttaaagcgATGATATCGCAGTgtgaatataaaatgaataaagcaGATTTAAGCGCTCTTTACAACCAACAAATTAAAGGCATATTCGAATTGCGAGCAGCGATAGGAAAATTGATATCTTAGCATTAGAATGGCAAATCTTTGATATGATAATATGATTAAGAGTCCGCTCGCTAGTCGCAGTCGAATTACCCATTGTTAAACTTTAAGACTAGCTTAAACttctaatatatttagttGATCCACTGTACGCAGTACATCTTTGGATCAACATATTAGAATTCAACCAACCTTGAGCCTCTGTGTTGCCTTGATCCGCGCCGGTGTCGACAAACGATGAATCACTGTAGCTCTGCGACTGCTGCTTGACGACGGCCTTCGATGTGGTTGCTGAGACATTAGCGGCACTTGTGTTGCCACCAGCTGTTTGTGCGCCAGCATCTCCGTTCTCGGTAAAGTAGCTATCATCGTAACGCATGTCACCGTAGGTATCATCCTCTACGTAGGTCGTATCGCCATCGCCAGCAACTTCGGCATGATCTTCACTGTAGTCCGGTTCCGATTTCGTGGGCAATTCCATGGGGAGATCAATATATTCAGCTTCCTCTTGAGCGGCAGCCTGTTGTTGACGAACTTGATGCACTTTCGTCTCACTGGGCACCACCGTCGTTTGCACGGTAATCTGTTGGGAAGCCAGTTGTTGAGCGGTAGTAGCCGTGGTCGCGGTGTCCGGTGTCGTATCCAAGGGGTCAATAACATTTGtggcggttgttgttgtcttcgaGCGCTTCACATTGCCACTGCCAACGAGGGAACCGCGCTGTGCTGTCCGTTTGTTTGTCGACACCAgcgtggctgttgttgttgtcccggtttgcagttgctgctgcgtttgaATGTGttgcgtctgctgctgctgttgttgttgctgctgctgctgttgtacaATGGTGGCTTGAGGTGCGGTTGTAGTCTGGATGACAATTTGAGTTGTTCCCTTGTCATCGCCCAGAACATCGTCAACGGTTTCAATCTTATAACGTGCTGATGCAcgcggctgttgacgctgtaCACGCTGGGTTGggacttgttgttgctgttgttgtacatGAGGTGCGGCTGGTGGTGGGGGTGTGGGTTCCTGTGGAGGTTGCGGAGCGGGATCattctgaaaataaaaacgaaaatattctcaatgttatttaagttgttgttggttgatCCAATTCGAATAAGCAAAACAACCACCAATAGAGAGCGCGCGCAACGCAGCTGCGCTATTATGCTCTAAAGGAGTAAGTGCGACAGCTGCATAAGCAACTGTTAACGCACACTATTGCCATCcctgttacacacacacaattgtgTATTCGAGTGGCGTGCGATTCGAGATGCTTCTCTGTCGCTCGATGTACAGTACAGTCAGGCAAGCTCTTATACACATGAATATGTCATCGTGTGAGTGtggaatttgttttgtatgtattgAGCGCGGGAAAGGCGCTTGGCGGTTGTTGGTGCTCATTTTTTCGATTGGCTCTATGTGTGTACATGTACATACAGTATGTCAAGAAACTCTttacacactgaaaaaaacacatattttttgactttgcatgcaaaaataacgcctttagttattatttttcaatttttttttaatgcagatctattatttagcaaatttcaaattagtatgtacaaaaataaaaacaatacaacgaaagggaacattttaaatcaacaaaatatgagtttacacatttttgacactgtcaagaaagtgtttacacactttagttttcgattctgttttgttctatttttcgTAAAAACTGTACTTTATTGTTAACTATGCTTATGCactattcgctatttttgcattccttttcattcaattgcgaAATCTTGCTACGCACTTGTCAAAaagctgatttttaaattatttaacataccTGGAGCTGGTTTGACTCTTGACGTTACCCAATTGACTTATTAAAGTCacaaaattggaaaatctgtAGCTTAGCTAGTGGAGCTGATTAGGGTATcgcgaaaaataatttataatgctccTAATCGAGCCGAAAATGAAGACAAACTGCAAGCAAAGTGTGGAAATGGTcgaaaaatggatattgacgAGCGGGCAGACCGCCTTATTATGGGCATGGTTCGTCAAAACCCCCAAATTTTGATCAGAACCCACACCAAGGAGTTGGAAGAAGGGTGTGACACGGTCAATTCACGTGAAACCGTCCGGCAACTAATTCTGCGGAGCAAACACTCTTCAACCGTTGAAACGGTTGCGCGTAAGAGGCCGCTGCTTTCGAAAGTAAATGTTGAAAACGCTTAAATTTTGGCTTTTAACATGAAAATCACGCCGGACAACTATTGGGATGACGTCGTATTCTATgtccaaaccaaaaaaaatgctataCTACAATGATTGACCAACTAGAGTATGGCACAAGCCGTTAACAGCCTTACATCAGCGCAACATCATTCTGACAGTAAAATTGGGAAAATAGTATTTGTTCCGCAGAATTAGTTGCCGGACGGTTTCATGTGAATTGATCGTGTCACACCCTTCTTCCAACTCCTTGGCAAGGGTCCTGATCAAAATTTGGGGGTTTTGACGAACCATGCCCATAATAAGGCGGTCTGCCCGCTcgtcaatatccatttttcgACCATTTCCACACTTTGCTTGCAGTTTGTCTTCATTTTCGGCTCGATTAggagcattataaattatttttcgcgATACCCTAATCAGCTCCACTAGCTAAGCTacagattttccaattttgtGACTTTAATAAGTCAATTGGGTAACGTCAAGAGTCAAACCAGCTCCAggtatgttaaataatttaaaaatcagcttTTTGACAAGTGCGTAGCAAGATTtcgcaattgaatgaaaaggaatgcaaaaatagcgaatagtGCATAAGCATAGTTAACAATAAAGTACAGTTTTTAcgaaaaatagaacaaaacagaatcgaaaactaaagtgtgtaaacactttcttgacagtgtcaaaaatgtgtaaactcatattttgttgatttaaaatgttccctttcgttgtattgtttttatttttgtacatactaatttgaaatttgctaaataatagatctgcattaaaaaaatattgaaaaataataattaaaggcattatttttgcatgcaaagtcaaaaaatatgtgtttttttcagtgtgtaaagagtttcttgacatactgtatattttctactcaCGTCTGTCAGCCCTTTGATTTGCAGGGACTCCGCTGTGCTTATAAACGCTGGTAGGGCATCTTGTTTAACGTTAACCTCGCCACAATACATAAACTGAATCAGGTCCTTCAATGCCGAATGGctaacattatttaaaaacactgcaaaatgcataaaaataaaaaattattgccGCTTAGCAACCAATTTTCCAAGACACTTACCAAAGGCATGGGCATTCGGTGGCATTTGCGTAAACATTTTGCGGAAAAACGGCGAGCAGACGGACAACACCAAACGGTGCGCCTTTACAATTTGCCCCTCCGCAGCCAAAGATACATCCACCAGATCTCCACGACATAACGATTCGTGAAAACCAGCGGACAGATTTGTGTTGAAATTGTTCCAGCACAAACTGAATTGCTCGTCGTCCGCCATCTTGGACGAGCGTACAAATCAATAGAATTTTCTGTATCTGCTTGTTGTGTGCtgcagcaaagaaaaataaaaaagacgacaaatgcaacaaattagttttaatttacaatttgcaaatgcTAATTAATTGCGGCAAGACATTTGTTTACAACTGTCAAACCACATCAAAATTGCAGacgcatacaaaaaaaaaagaatttaatgaaaaaactGGGAAATTTTTCACGCGTGTATAAGTATTAGAGAATCAATACGTAAAGATTTTGGGAAACGAATTCTTGAGAATAACAATGAAATTTGCGTAATACTAGTACAGCAAATAACGGAACTTACctcttgaaatattttttaaaataaaatacttattttatgcacagaataaaaaataattacttcCTCTGCGCTAGTGACGCGCAGACTGCGTCTGACCTTTTCAACGAGTACGATATGAATGTATACTAGCGATATACTGGGTCAAGCGTGGCCGCATATGAAATGTGgaatgtagtatttttgcccataaaatataccaaaaaatacctCATTCACAATAGAATGAGTGGatgctattttttttaattaagcatTTTTTGAAGTATGCTTGGGAAAATtcgaataatgttcatttgtatttaaaacattttatttaagttatttttctatataatcTTTGCAAGCCCTTGAAAATGAAGTTAACGGTCACactgtttttaatgttttcacaatcagtatttataaatagtaCAACTCAAATCGAACTATGAAGTtattcatatgtatatggCAATATTATCCAAAAAGACTGTCtatgttaaacaaaaattgtctaaaaaaaaacttttttgacaaattttcatagcattttacttatttaaattatcgTTGTTTGACaatgatatatcgatatattctACTCAATATATTTAGCTCAATATTATCGAAGAAAAGGAGCTACCcttaatttttttctgttgtgttTAGTGTAAGAATGGCGCGAGCGAGCGattacattttgaattcaaaCCTTTCAAGCCAGGTTTGTTCTTACAACTAAATAAGATTTTCTTGAGCCCAATGTaactgaaaataatttataaatttaatttttataattaggTCACTCCATATAactaataataagataaaatatAGTTGTATAGTAAATGACATTTGACTTTTCACAAATGTGATTACTAATggattaatttgaatattgtttcaaaataaaccaaaataatCTATAACCTAATAGGTTCCTGAGACAGCACACTTTTGTAAAGTTTGGCTGAcgatttgtttacttaaaTCATCAGTAAAGTCAAGTGTGCGAAAATTGGCACTTAAGCCCCACTTGAAATCGAATCAACGGTACAATATCGCTATTTAGCATGCAATATAAATAGTGTGTATGATGCGATGGTATGGCAAATGAACTTAAGGACTTTGCAGTAATAAATATCGTACATAAATACCTACTTAAGCTCAAGAAGTCAAACAAAATCTGCATAAAGTGGCTGCGAACAAACAGTTAGCGACAACAAAGACGGAGACACATGCAAACACGCATACACTCACACGCATTCACACTGATGAACAGGCAGCTGGCTTCACGCTGCTGTGATTGGCTGCAAGGCGGCCATTTTCTGTACGGTCCACAGCAGACGaa
It encodes:
- the LOC117575585 gene encoding modifier of mdg4 isoform X1, yielding MADDEQFSLCWNNFNTNLSAGFHESLCRGDLVDVSLAAEGQIVKAHRLVLSVCSPFFRKMFTQMPPNAHAFVFLNNVSHSALKDLIQFMYCGEVNVKQDALPAFISTAESLQIKGLTDNDPAPQPPQEPTPPPPAAPHVQQQQQQVPTQRVQRQQPRASARYKIETVDDVLGDDKGTTQIVIQTTTAPQATIVQQQQQQQQQQQQTQHIQTQQQLQTGTTTTATLVSTNKRTAQRGSLVGSGNVKRSKTTTTATNVIDPLDTTPDTATTATTAQQLASQQITVQTTVVPSETKVHQVRQQQAAAQEEAEYIDLPMELPTKSEPDYSEDHAEVAGDGDTTYVEDDTYGDMRYDDSYFTENGDAGAQTAGGNTSAANVSATTSKAVVKQQSQSYSDSSFVDTGADQGNTEAQVEIKMEPSSTTTTTPIPNDAAALAVACFSDEDAMSMRKPYTLPKILDGKFYKNIQPNQKTPGAIQATCTSCYGLISGTTKSTGNFLSHIKRRHKELLPLCQLYCQAKSNVNVNDCKAPAAAVAPSAIEQKTNTAPMPTTLPTLSTSYAPTTTSSHLAIPMPLAMPLSLPVTVQAPQMMALMQQHQRQQNTTHQLPQLQTLGQSHHGAVYISKDY
- the LOC117575585 gene encoding modifier of mdg4 isoform X7, translating into MADDEQFSLCWNNFNTNLSAGFHESLCRGDLVDVSLAAEGQIVKAHRLVLSVCSPFFRKMFTQMPPNAHAFVFLNNVSHSALKDLIQFMYCGEVNVKQDALPAFISTAESLQIKGLTDNDPAPQPPQEPTPPPPAAPHVQQQQQQVPTQRVQRQQPRASARYKIETVDDVLGDDKGTTQIVIQTTTAPQATIVQQQQQQQQQQQQTQHIQTQQQLQTGTTTTATLVSTNKRTAQRGSLVGSGNVKRSKTTTTATNVIDPLDTTPDTATTATTAQQLASQQITVQTTVVPSETKVHQVRQQQAAAQEEAEYIDLPMELPTKSEPDYSEDHAEVAGDGDTTYVEDDTYGDMRYDDSYFTENGDAGAQTAGGNTSAANVSATTSKAVVKQQSQSYSDSSFVDTGADQGNTEAQGKPQQSTACKVNNKKETEVEITPINAKKDDAIPLYAGSNVFVSKTDLAAAYIPYPAIYTSRVADLVIGKTELNRIAFGNSSADQNIFDAIITHVCQVFTIHGSSLDKETVQKFIDYKLVNIKALGSEIKR
- the LOC117575585 gene encoding modifier of mdg4 isoform X10, producing the protein MADDEQFSLCWNNFNTNLSAGFHESLCRGDLVDVSLAAEGQIVKAHRLVLSVCSPFFRKMFTQMPPNAHAFVFLNNVSHSALKDLIQFMYCGEVNVKQDALPAFISTAESLQIKGLTDNDPAPQPPQEPTPPPPAAPHVQQQQQQVPTQRVQRQQPRASARYKIETVDDVLGDDKGTTQIVIQTTTAPQATIVQQQQQQQQQQQQTQHIQTQQQLQTGTTTTATLVSTNKRTAQRGSLVGSGNVKRSKTTTTATNVIDPLDTTPDTATTATTAQQLASQQITVQTTVVPSETKVHQVRQQQAAAQEEAEYIDLPMELPTKSEPDYSEDHAEVAGDGDTTYVEDDTYGDMRYDDSYFTENGDAGAQTAGGNTSAANVSATTSKAVVKQQSQSYSDSSFVDTGADQGNTEAQALTELNPNNLADFGNESFLPEFRGRRTQNVRVGLAVKQKCARTLDDWDRVRYERTANGDVLIYENQRFTRSGTYGDTLFWSCTKRRSQCAAYMITNQKKPTYVAISGVHNHA